The genomic stretch AGTGAAGTAGTGTGTATATGTTCAGCGCGAGGAAGGGTGCGCCGGTAGAGGGGAAGCTCCCGTCCTTTGGTAGCGTGCACATAGCCTTCACCCCACCTTCAGATCATGAATTATCGTGGGACGAGAGAGACTCTGAGGGTCAAGCTACACGGTCTCGTAGCTGCGACCTTGCTCCTCGCGTGCGGAGACAACGCAACCGCCCCTATCGTTGTCGAATCGCCCCCGGTTCCTTGCTTGTCGACAGAATCGATCTGTACGGAACGAATCGCGATCGGGACTTCCCTGTACCTTCCTGTCTTCAGTACACACTCGTTATATGAAGGGAACGATAAAGTCACCCGCGGCTTAATCATCGTGCACGGCACCGGCCGTAACGCGGACGACTACTTCCGCAGAGGCTTCCTGGCAGCGGAAGCCGCCGGACTACAGCAGCGCACCGTCGTGGTTTCACCACACTTTCAAACCTCGTCGGATGGCCCTGCCGCCGATGAGCCGTTCTGGAGCAGCGGAGGTTGGAAGCGCGGAAGTCTTTCTTCCTCCGATGGGCCACGCCCTCGAGTGAGCTCGTACACTGCGATCGATAACATCGTCGGACTTCTGTCCGATCCAGCACGTTTTCCGGCACTGACAGAAATTGTTATGACCGGTCATTCGGCGGGCGGACAGGTCGCCCACCGATATGCCGCTGCGAGTCGTGCTGAGGAGAACTTCGGGGCCGTCTCATTTCGTTATGTTGTGGCGAATCCATCGACGTATCTCTACCTCCGTCCCGAGCGAGAGGTGGACAGCACTTTCGTCGTTCCCGATGTATCAGGATGTCCGGGCTATGACGACTGGCACTACGGCATCCAATCACCCTCCAACTACGCGACGGGGGTTGGAGTGGACACCATCCGGGCTCAGTTGATACGCCGAGACGTTCGTATCCTGATCGGGAGCGCCGATACCCTCAGTGCGCAATTAGATGTTAGCTGTGGTGCGAATCTGCAGGGTCGCCATCGGTTTGAGCGTGGTCAAACCCTTGTGCGCTTCATGGACTGGCTCTCTAGCCCCCATCGGCACCAGGAGATGATCGTCCCTGGCTCGGGGCACTCAAGCAGTCGCATGTACCTCTCGGCGGTGGGGCTCGATGCCCTATTCGGCAAGTAAAAAGTTCGGATTTCCAACTGCCCATGAGCTAACCGAAAAGTAAACCCGCCCCCTGATTCCGCAGATCCGCAACTCAGACAAGAAAAACACTGTTCATAGGTTCTGAGTCGGTGGCAGTTGAATAGAGGGGTGCCCGGTACTGGGGAGGGCTAGTTACCGTCTTCTTCTCCTGGTCGGTGACCTGCCGGTTGGCATCACCTTTGCCGGAACTGCGTGGTCCGAGTCGCTTCTGCTCGCGGCCGAATACGACTAGGAGGCCACAGGCGCGGGTCCCGCCTCCGAGGCGGATCGAGAGCGCGTCAACTCAGCGCTGAGCGAAGGCCCGCGCTTCCAGCGACGGAAGCACGGGCCTTGCAACCGCCAGCACGGCAGCATCAAGAACTTGGAACGGTGCTTCCTACAGGGGCTTATCTGGGTTCGCGATCGTGCGCCACATATGAGCCGTCGGACTGTTGTCATACCCGAGTCCTTCGGGAGGCTGCCTGAAGTTTCGTTCGATGATCTCAATGAACGGATCGATGGTAAGCGCCGCTCCCTCTTCAAAGGCATACAGATCACAGACTGTGATCAGCCGAGCCTCCATATACCATTCATGGCCTCGTGCATGTTCGTACGCCTCCCGGATGTAGTCCGGCGGAACGTAGTTTTCGCCGAAAATTCGAACATAGAGGTCGGGGTACTCATATCCCACGTCGTCATCACGATAGAACCTCAGCGCTCCGTGATACCGGATGCCCCACTCGATTCGCTCTTCGACATAGGGCGCGTAGAGCTGAGCGCCCCACCATCCGTGATCGGCTTTGATCAACCCCTGAACACCATCGTGCAGCAGGCAAGCCATGACGGTTCGCTCGGGGTAGCCACCCGTCAGCGCATGATTAGCGCTCTGAAGACAGTGTGATTTCGCGGCTAACCTAAGATTGAAAAAGTCGAGCCATGTGGGCTTGTCCGGCATCGGCTCGAGGGGAGTGTCCGATGCTCGCAACAGACTTCCCGCGCCTCTAGGCGCCGACGTTTGCCTCTGTGCCAATGCAGCTCGATCAGCTTCATCAATCTGGTCGAGCATGTAGTGCTCTAGAGCCTCCGCCTTCTCTTCTGGGTCCATCAGTTCCAAAGCACCGACGCCCAGAGTTGCCAGGAAAGCCTTCCGATTGACCTCAATCATGCGTCCTCCTCGCCATCGGATGAATTCTGAGCGGACCCCATTGATCTGACACCAGAACCCATCACACCTAAGACGCATACTTGGGGTGAGAAGAAGACCGGGCAAGCTGTCGCCCGGCTGCATCCCACCATGCGGGACATTCGCCGTGTTCATTTCAATGGACCTGCGCCGGCGACGCACTAACCCGCGAATAGTTTTGTGCTCAGTAAAAAGGGGCCGATTGGGGCGAGAGCACGGGGGCGGTAGTTACCGCTGGAATACGCCTCTACGCAGGCTCACTGCCGCTACGTGGGACACGTCCCCGATACTGGCTGAGCAAGCCAAGAGATCGCGCCCGTTGATAGAGAGCACAGGGTAGGCATCCTGTAGCACTTCGCGCTGCACCCGTTCTGAGTAGTAGGACGTGGTAACATACGCGCCGACCCAACCGCGCCTTAGCCGAGCTAACGTTCACGTGAGGAGTGCTTTGGGGCGGTATGGAGGCTTCTGGAGGGAGCGCAAAGACGACTTCTCATCACCTCCACAGCGTCCACGATCTGTTCGAACGACTCGGCGACAAACAGGACGTCCTGCAGGCAATCGATCTCGAAGGCCTGATCAATAACGTGGTCGAGGTTGAACGGGCGCCGAACACAGTTATCGCTGAGGGAGTTAGCGGCGTCGTCAGCGGATGAGATGAGTCCACTTCCGTAGATCCGCGTCTCCCCGCCCTCTCGGATCAAGCCGAACTCCACGGTGAACCAGAATAACCTCGCCATCTGCGTGACTTGATCAGGAGTACTCGCACTTGACGCGACCTGCCCGAAGGTATGAAGAAAATCGGCAAACGCTCGATCGGCGTGGAGAGGCACGTGTCCAAACACGTCATGGAAGATGTCAGGCTCGGGGAGATAATCGAGTTGGTCCATCGGTCGCACGATGACCGTCGTGGGGAACTGACGGAGCGCCAGGCAACGGAAGAAATCCTGTGCAGGGATGAATCCGCGCACAGGCATCGCGGCCCACTCGGTGCGTCGAGCGAGGCGCTCGTTCACACGCCGAAGATCCGGTATCGCAGAGCCGTTCAAATCGATCGTTCTCGCGCCCTCCAGGTAGGCTCGACTAGCCGTGCGTTCGAGGTCGATCATGCGGCGGTTGTGAAGGATCCTCCATACCTCATGGTCCTCAGGGCGGTACTTCGCCCACTGCTGTGTGGTCACGAAAGGTTGTGCGAAGGCGAGAGCTTCGGGCGTATCGCGTGTCATGTCGTACCAGGTTGAGGGCACAAAAAAACGGCCCGTGGATCTCTCCACGGGCCGCCAGTACTTCCGGGTCAGAACTACGCTAGCGCGATATCTCTCCGGGGCTGCCCATGGGTCGGGGAGCCCGATAATAGAAATCGGCGGCGTAGCACTGCATCGTTATCATGGGAGGACCCTACCCGTTCGTTCGATGACCGTCAACGCGGTGGTTTCGCGACCGCCGGTTTCCTAACAGGATTTTGCTACTGCCGTGGGTTGTCTCGTTTCGCCAAGGTGTACCCGAGATAACTAGGGTGTGGCTGGGTGCCACGGAGTTGGGCTAGTTGCCGTCTACTAGGCCGCGTCTCAACAGCTTGGGTGGGTTCACGGTCGATCCATCTGGTCCATGTTGTAAGTGCCCTCAGACCAAAACTGACCGTTTAGCCCTACGGTCCGCCTAGCTCACCAGCCGCGTGGGTGGCCTTCATTCTCCAGCTGCCTGTCTGTACGATCGCTTGTCCCACAATTCGTGGGCAGCTGAACTTTGGAACTGGACGGAATCAATAGCCCCGATTGAGGTCCACCACATTGAGCATGCGGTCTCCCGTGACGTACCGCCGCAGGTTTTCACGGTACAGAAGAAATTGGTTGTCGCGATATCGATTCGAGTAGTCCGATACGTGAGGGGTCATGACGACGCGCGCCATATCCCAAAGGCCGAAATCCTGCTGAGGTAGGTCGTCTGTGCCATATCCGGCGATCGTCCCCGAAGCGAGGGCCGCCTTGAGGTCGTCCCACTTGATCACAGGGGTCCGCACGACACTGACGAAATAGGCCGTCTCCTTCATGGAGTCGA from Longimicrobiales bacterium encodes the following:
- a CDS encoding phenylalanine 4-monooxygenase produces the protein MTRDTPEALAFAQPFVTTQQWAKYRPEDHEVWRILHNRRMIDLERTASRAYLEGARTIDLNGSAIPDLRRVNERLARRTEWAAMPVRGFIPAQDFFRCLALRQFPTTVIVRPMDQLDYLPEPDIFHDVFGHVPLHADRAFADFLHTFGQVASSASTPDQVTQMARLFWFTVEFGLIREGGETRIYGSGLISSADDAANSLSDNCVRRPFNLDHVIDQAFEIDCLQDVLFVAESFEQIVDAVEVMRSRLCAPSRSLHTAPKHSSRER